Proteins from a genomic interval of Musa acuminata AAA Group cultivar baxijiao chromosome BXJ1-9, Cavendish_Baxijiao_AAA, whole genome shotgun sequence:
- the LOC135592574 gene encoding uncharacterized protein LOC135592574 gives MYLCSLAKGPAIHFFFNISKLRISRQRISSCSSEEFRSFSRHLGPRGGKHGERTRALSSGSQQRPLGDGGGRRTGESLPWIAAAYGNREGKRIQEKAPARTKRSSWEEAAESFVARNDNDIVGKGTIVEGVEEEDGDVEPINDPRWDKIKSKYKGIVGQESGFQKPEIQRWSNRESWERRPVKEAGRSQFEKPEVQRWSKQESWGKRTWKEATESSVPKMVGQGVYGVGPVLAALMAERREFYVLYVQEGLDLSGNSKKKKDKKAVEKILQIAEKIGLKVTEASKHDLNMVVDNRPHQGLVLDASPLEMVNIKELDPVMKDDQSAPLWVALDEVTDPQNLGAIIRSAYFFGAQGVILCAKNSAPLSGVVSKASAGSLELIELLSCKNMMQFLSSSAENGWRVLGGSVSSRAVPLGDVEAGVPTILVLGSEGIGLRPLVERSCTQLIRIPGSDPLDVYGGTTEVDIEEKDQARSGKDLKSFLAVESLNVSVAAGVLLYHLIGKNNHDPGKEMNDASI, from the coding sequence ATGTATCTGTGCAGCCTCGCCAAAGGCCCCGCGATTCATTTCTTCTTCAATATATCAAAACTAAGAATCAGCCGTCAAAGGATATCGAGTTGTTCCTCCGAAGAATTTAGAAGCTTTTCGCGTCACCTTGGGCCCCGAGGAGGCAAACATGGAGAGCGAACAAGGGCTTTGTCCAGTGGCTCACAGCAGAGACCTCTGGGCGATGGTGGCGGTCGGAGGACCGGTGAGTCACTCCCTTGGATAGCGGCAGCTTATGGGAACAGGGAAGGGAAGCGTATACAAGAAAAGGCGCCAGCGAGAACCAAACGCTCCTCTTGGGAAGAGGCAGCCGAGAGCTttgttgccagaaatgataatgaCATTGTGGGAAAAGGCACCATCGTTGAAGGGGTGGAGGAAGAAGACGGAGACGTCGAGCCTATTAACGACCCAAGGTGGGATAAGATCAAGAGCAAGTACAAGGGTATCGTTGGACAGGAGTCTGGGTTCCAGAAACCAGAGATCCAGCGCTGGAGTAATCGGGAGAGTTGGGAAAGAAGGCCAGTGAAAGAGGCCGGGAGGTCTCAGTTCGAAAAGCCGGAGGTTCAACGGTGGAGTAAGCAAGAGAGCTGGGGCAAAAGGACTTGGAAAGAGGCCACTGAATCATCAGTTCCAAAGATGGTTGGCCAGGGCGTATACGGTGTTGGTCCGGTTTTGGCGGCTTTGATGGCAGAAAGAAgggaattttatgttctttatgTCCAGGAAGGATTGGATTTGAGTGGaaacagcaagaagaagaaggacaAGAAAGCAGTGGAGAAAATATTGCAGATAGCGGAAAAGATAGGCTTGAAGGTCACAGAGGCTTCGAAGCACGACCTCAATATGGTGGTCGATAACCGGCCTCATCAAGGATTGGTTCTTGATGCTTCACCATTGGAGATGGTGAATATAAAGGAGCTGGACCCCGTCATGAAAGATGATCAAAGTGCTCCTCTTTGGGTGGCTCTGGATGAGGTAACAGACCCTCAAAACTTAGGGGCTATCATTAGATCAGCTTATTTCTTTGGGGCACAAGGGGTGATCCTATGTGCTAAGAATTCGGCTCCTCTAAGCGGTGTAGTTAGCAAAGCCAGTGCAGGCTCTCTTGAACTAATTGAACTTCTGTCTTGTAAGAACATGATGCAGTTCTTGTCATCATCTGCTGAGAACGGTTGGCGAGTTCTTGGAGGGTCAGTCTCTTCTAGAGCTGTCCCTTTGGGAGACGTTGAAGCAGGGGTGCCTACAATTCTTGTGTTGGGTAGTGAAGGCATTGGGTTAAGGCCTTTGGTGGAGAGGTCTTGTACTCAGTTGATTAGAATCCCTGGAAGCGATCCGTTGGATGTGTATGGTGGAACTACTGAAGTGGATATCGAGGAAAAGGATCAGGCTCGTTCTGGGAAAGATCTCAAGTCCTTTCTTGCTGTTGAGAGCTTAAATGTTAGTGTGGCAGCAGGGGTGCTTCTATACCATTTGATCGGCAAGAATAATCATGATCCAGGGAAAGAGATGAATGATGCTTCAATCTAA
- the LOC135592575 gene encoding probable 3-hydroxyisobutyrate dehydrogenase-like 1, mitochondrial, with the protein MPFPAFLRRLRLTRFVGRLRFFAMAAASSSDRDITPATTRVGWIGTGVMGRSMAGHLLSAGYYLTVFNRTPAKAQPLLDRGAKLASSPAAVARASDVVFLIVGYPSDVRRVALDPSDGALAGLAPGSVLVDMTTSDPALAAEIAEAARAGSCAAIDAPVSGGDRGARAGTLSIFAGGDEAVVRRLEPLFGCMGTVRYMGGPGQGQRAKLGNQIAIASTMVGLVEGMMYAHKAGLDVGRWLEAISTGAAGSKSLDLYGKRILDRDMEAGFYVHHYVKDLGICLKECQSMGLALPGLALAHQLYVSLMAHGEGELGTQALILVIERLNNTCLKGGPSSGSA; encoded by the coding sequence ATGCCCTTCCCGGCGTTCCTCCGTCGTCTCCGTCTCACTCGCTTCGTCGGCCGCCTCCGCTTCTTCGCCATGGCTGCCGCTTCCTCGTCCGACCGTGACATAACCCCTGCCACGACCCGGGTCGGCTGGATCGGGACCGGCGTCATGGGCCGGTCCATGGCTGGCCATCTCCTCTCCGCTGGCTACTACCTCACCGTCTTCAATCGGACCCCCGCCAAGGCCCAGCCCCTCCTTGACCGTGGCGCCAAGCTCGCCAGCTCCCCCGCCGCCGTCGCGCGCGCCAGCGACGTCGTCTTCCTTATCGTCGGCTACCCCTCCGACGTCCGCCGTGTTGCCCTCGATCCGTCCGATGGAGCCCTCGCTGGCTTAGCCCCGGGCTCTGTCCTCGTCGACATGACCACCAGCGACCCTGCTCTCGCGGCCGAGATCGCCGAGGCCGCCCGCGCGGGGTCCTGCGCCGCGATCGATGCGCCGGTGTCAGGCGGCGACCGCGGGGCGCGCGCCGGGACCCTGTCGATCTTCGCTGGAGGGGACGAGGCCGTCGTCCGGAGGCTGGAGCCTCTGTTCGGGTGCATGGGGACGGTGAGGTACATGGGAGGGCCAGGGCAAGGGCAGAGAGCGAAGCTTGGGAACCAGATTGCAATAGCATCGACGATGGTAGGGTTGGTGGAAGGGATGATGTACGCTCACAAGGCCGGGCTTGACGTGGGGCGGTGGTTGGAGGCCATATCCACGGGCGCGGCAGGGTCGAAATCGCTCGATCTCTATGGCAAGAGGATTTTGGACAGGGACATGGAAGCTGGGTTCTACGTGCATCACTATGTGAAGGATCTCGGAATCTGTTTGAAGGAATGCCAGAGCATGGGATTGGCATTGCCAGGTTTGGCGTTGGCGCATCAGCTGTATGTCTCGCTCATGGCGCATGGGGAAGGGGAATTAGGGACCCAGGCGTTGATTTTGGTCATAGAACGACTCAACAACACCTGCCTCAAAGGAGGGCCAAGCTCAGGATCAGCATGA